Proteins encoded by one window of Maliibacterium massiliense:
- the dapF gene encoding diaminopimelate epimerase — MRRTFCKMHGCGNDYIYFDCMRQPLEDPAALSVRLSDRHKGVGGDGIVLVLPSDAADARMRMFNSDGSEGNMCGNAIRCVGKYLFDAGLVSKKALAIETASGVKHLLLFTGADGRVARVQVDMGAPRLNPQDVPVLLDGPRVVGRAVQVAGAAHAITCVSMGNPHCVVFCDDPDALDLPCIGPRFEHDPLFPERVNAEFVALAADGSLRMRVWERGSGETMACGTGACASVVAAVENGFCNRGKDVTVHLRGGDLVIRYTTEGTVTMTGEAVHAFDGSVDI; from the coding sequence TTGCGGCGAACGTTTTGCAAAATGCACGGCTGCGGCAACGACTATATCTACTTTGACTGCATGCGCCAGCCGCTTGAGGATCCCGCGGCGCTGAGCGTGCGCCTGTCCGACCGCCACAAGGGCGTCGGAGGGGACGGTATCGTGCTGGTGCTGCCCAGCGACGCGGCGGACGCGCGCATGCGCATGTTCAACAGCGATGGCAGTGAGGGCAACATGTGCGGCAACGCCATCCGCTGCGTGGGCAAGTATCTCTTTGACGCGGGTCTTGTGTCAAAAAAGGCGCTTGCGATCGAGACGGCAAGCGGCGTCAAGCACCTGCTGCTGTTTACGGGCGCGGACGGCCGCGTGGCGCGCGTGCAGGTGGATATGGGCGCGCCGCGCCTGAACCCGCAGGATGTGCCCGTGCTGCTGGATGGGCCGCGCGTGGTGGGCCGCGCAGTGCAGGTGGCCGGCGCCGCGCACGCCATCACCTGCGTCTCGATGGGCAACCCCCACTGCGTGGTGTTCTGCGACGACCCCGATGCGCTGGATCTGCCCTGTATCGGCCCCCGCTTTGAGCACGATCCCCTGTTCCCCGAACGGGTGAACGCGGAATTTGTCGCCCTTGCGGCTGACGGCAGCCTGCGCATGCGGGTGTGGGAGCGGGGCAGCGGCGAGACCATGGCCTGCGGCACGGGCGCGTGCGCGAGCGTGGTGGCTGCGGTGGAGAACGGCTTTTGCAACAGGGGAAAGGACGTCACCGTGCATCTGCGCGGGGGCGATTTGGTCATCCGCTATACTACAGAGGGAACCGTCACCATGACCGGCGAGGCGGTGCACGCCTTTGACGGCAGCGTCGATATATAA
- a CDS encoding ANTAR domain-containing protein, producing the protein MAQVLIVSSSAQGRGFLEALLQDHGHYQAACAQTGGEARRMLIDVDYDLVLINAPLKDEFGGELALKVAQQSAAGVLLIVKGALADEVSARVEDFGVFVLPKPISRALFFQAVKLAQAAHLRMMGLRSENEQLQVKIAEIRLIDRAKCVLIQYQNMTEQQAHRYIEKQAMDLRVTRREVAQGILQAYEQ; encoded by the coding sequence ATGGCGCAGGTATTGATTGTCTCCTCCAGCGCACAGGGGCGGGGTTTTCTGGAGGCTTTACTGCAGGATCACGGGCACTACCAGGCGGCCTGCGCCCAGACGGGCGGGGAGGCGCGCCGCATGCTCATCGACGTGGACTACGACCTGGTGCTCATCAACGCGCCCTTAAAGGACGAGTTTGGCGGGGAGCTGGCGCTCAAGGTGGCGCAGCAGAGCGCGGCGGGCGTGCTGCTGATCGTCAAAGGCGCGCTGGCAGACGAGGTGTCCGCCAGGGTAGAGGACTTTGGCGTGTTCGTGCTGCCCAAGCCCATCAGCCGCGCACTGTTTTTCCAGGCGGTCAAGCTGGCCCAGGCGGCCCACCTGCGCATGATGGGCCTGCGCTCGGAAAATGAGCAGCTGCAGGTGAAAATTGCGGAGATCCGCCTGATTGACCGCGCCAAGTGCGTGCTGATCCAGTACCAAAACATGACCGAGCAGCAGGCGCACCGCTACATTGAAAAGCAGGCCATGGATTTGCGCGTCACGCGCCGAGAGGTGGCCCAGGGCATCCTGCAGGCCTATGAACAGTAA
- a CDS encoding glutamine synthetase family protein, whose protein sequence is MHTTASEVLTFVQENDVKFIRLAFCNLFGRQKNISIMPQELPRAFTEGIAFDASAVAGFTDVAHSDLFLQPDAGTLAVLPWRPAHGRVARLFCNVTYPDGAPFEGDGRHILAQAVQRAASMGYAVKIGAACAFYLFELDEAGQPTMTPQDEAGYGDIAPLDKGENVRREICLTMEEMGIAPESSHHAQGPGQNEIDFTYADACSAADQLVTSWAVVKTIAARNGLHASFLPKPFADKSGSGMHINLSLAKEGQNIFRIGDEHSPEAESFIAGILARAREMTAFLNPLTNSYARLGAFEAPRYVTWSHQNRSQLIRIPAARSQKSVRMELRSADPTLNPYLGFALLIHAGLDGIAQRMPLHPSTDFDLFCADAARLAGLEQLPTTLKEAVEAAEASGFLKTYLPARTLDQYLAAKRAQWDAVTASDNPALKERSLYFPRV, encoded by the coding sequence ACCACCGCATCGGAAGTGCTGACCTTTGTGCAGGAAAACGATGTAAAGTTTATCCGCCTTGCATTCTGCAACCTCTTTGGCAGGCAGAAAAACATCTCCATCATGCCCCAGGAGCTGCCGCGCGCCTTTACGGAAGGCATCGCCTTTGACGCCTCGGCTGTGGCGGGGTTTACCGACGTCGCTCACTCGGATTTGTTTCTGCAGCCCGATGCGGGCACGCTGGCGGTGCTGCCGTGGCGCCCGGCGCACGGGCGGGTGGCGCGCCTGTTTTGCAACGTGACCTACCCCGACGGCGCGCCCTTTGAGGGCGACGGGCGCCATATCCTCGCCCAGGCAGTGCAGCGCGCGGCGTCCATGGGCTACGCGGTCAAGATCGGGGCGGCCTGCGCGTTCTACCTCTTTGAGCTGGACGAGGCGGGCCAGCCCACCATGACCCCACAGGATGAGGCGGGCTACGGGGACATCGCCCCGCTGGACAAGGGGGAGAACGTGCGCCGGGAGATCTGCCTGACTATGGAGGAGATGGGCATCGCGCCGGAAAGCTCCCATCACGCGCAGGGGCCCGGGCAGAACGAGATCGATTTTACCTACGCCGACGCGTGCAGCGCGGCGGATCAGCTGGTCACCAGCTGGGCGGTGGTCAAAACCATCGCGGCGCGCAACGGCCTGCACGCAAGCTTTCTGCCCAAGCCCTTTGCCGATAAGAGCGGCAGCGGCATGCACATCAACCTGTCGCTGGCCAAGGAGGGGCAGAACATCTTCCGCATCGGGGACGAGCATTCGCCCGAGGCGGAGAGCTTTATTGCGGGCATCCTGGCGCGCGCGCGGGAGATGACGGCGTTCCTCAACCCGCTCACCAATTCGTACGCACGCCTGGGCGCCTTTGAAGCGCCCCGCTACGTGACCTGGTCTCACCAGAACCGTTCCCAGCTGATCCGTATCCCCGCCGCGCGCAGCCAAAAGAGCGTGCGCATGGAGCTGCGCTCGGCCGACCCCACGCTTAACCCTTACCTGGGCTTTGCGCTGCTCATCCATGCGGGGCTTGACGGCATCGCCCAGCGCATGCCGCTGCACCCGAGCACGGATTTTGACCTGTTCTGCGCCGATGCCGCGCGGCTGGCGGGTCTGGAGCAGCTGCCCACCACCCTCAAGGAGGCGGTGGAAGCGGCCGAGGCGAGCGGTTTTCTCAAAACCTACCTGCCCGCGCGCACGCTCGATCAGTACCTCGCGGCCAAGCGCGCCCAGTGGGACGCCGTCACCGCAAGCGACAACCCCGCGCTCAAGGAGCGGAGCCTGTATTTCCCGCGCGTGTGA